The following nucleotide sequence is from Triticum dicoccoides isolate Atlit2015 ecotype Zavitan chromosome 7B, WEW_v2.0, whole genome shotgun sequence.
ATTTTTCTCCAAGACATATCATGCATGGAGGCTTTAGGGGGGAGGAGGGCTGCGATCCAAGAGTTTCACCATCCGCACAATCATTTGCGCCACCcctccccttctctctctctcttctcactctcatgatctactccctccattccacaatgtagtgcctatagatttttgtgaaagtcaaactttgccaactttAACCAAGGGTATAGAGAAAACTgtctacatctacaataccaaacatgtacattctgaaaatataactcacgatgtatccaatgatgtgcatttgagattctaaatgtaCCTACTTTTCTTTACAgatatggtcaaagtttgtaatgtttgacttttgcaaaaatctataggcactacattatgaaacggagggagtatttaacatGCGCCCGCCCTTTTGCTTGTTGCCTGCATATAATTCTGTTCCTCGCTACGCTTGCTTCTCCTTTACTTATTTAGCCAAGCTACCCTCCATCATCACCTCCACGACGCCTGCCTCCTCCCTCCTCGTCCTTCACGCTACTACTACAAAAGACCACACACAAGCAAGCAGAGTCACATCGCACCACTGGCTTGGCCAATTCCATCTCTCGCATAAACTATTTCTTGGATCCCTTGAGAGAGGATCTAGAGCAGCAGCAGCGGGATCTGCGCGCGCAGCAGCAGCTtccatgggcctcgacgtcgcggaAATCTCTGAATTGGCGGCGCTCCGGCCGATCCAGACGGCCGTGAGCGGCTCACGGCTTACTTCAGGTCCCGGCGCGGACGATGGCGCTGCCGAAACCGGCGGCGTCACACCCAAGGCGAGCGGCGCGCGATCGGCCGCTGCAGGAGgagcggacgacgacgacgacgctgccGCCGATACCGGCTGCGTGACGCCGAGGGCGAGCGGCTGCATGGCCATGCTGCCCATCGCGCCGCTGCAGCAAGACGACCGCGCCGACGTCGGCTTCGCCACGCCGCTGGCCACGGGTGGAGTAATTGGGCCGCGAGACGGATGCGCCGCTGCCGGCGACGAGAACAGCTTCACCACGCCGACCACGGCCGACAGCGCGCTGTTGCCGGCCACGGTGTGCCCTCCGGCCCCGCGGAAGTCGGCGCCGGTTCCGACGAGGAAGCGGGCGCCGCTGCAGCAGCGGCTCTTCTACCCGGTGCCGCACGACCTGGCCACCGTCTTCGTGGCCGTGCCGCAGTGCCCGCCGCCCGCCAAGAAGATGCGGTCGCACGCCGTGGAGTCATCCGCGCCCCTAGGCACGTAAGCGAGTCATCtgcgtctctctctctcgttcCCGCAATTCAGCACCCCGCGCAGGTCACATGCATGCGTGCATGCTGCTGCGCGCCATTGCCTTGGCCGAAGGAATTCTCCAGAGAAGCGGAAGCGAAGTGGATTTCTCTTTCCTGTCCTTCTCCGCATGCAGAATTGCAGATCGAGCCTGAACAATCGAATTGTACATACACCGCCCGCCTGCATGCGCACTCGCGTGGTGTTCAACCGCCACGGCGCAAATCAAGCAGCTGATCGTGGAATCATAGGCTTGCGAATAATCAGCTCTGCACGCCAGACTTTGGCGCCCGTGAGTGGCCGCCAATTGCTCTGTATTTGCGCCTCAATCCCCTCGCGGGGAATTGTGTAAACTCTACTGTAATCTCTTGTAAACTCTACTAGTACCATTTTGTCTTGTGTACTTGTTTCGATGTACTTGCTCTGCCTCTGCATCATCGAATTATAGACAGATCAGGTATTTATTTCTGCGGATGAACTGCTCAATTCAACTTCCAGAATTCACTGCCTGGCCTCGCTCTCTTCTAAGACCATAGTCCTCTCTCTGCTCCCTCTCTGAATTTCAGGACAACGGGCGGACGCCAATTGTGATGAATTTCTCTTTGTTttgtcatgagagagagagagagagagagtgtgtgctaGAGAGAGAAAGAGGTGAGAAAAAGAGAGCTGGGCAAGCGAGGAGGGAGGAAAGCGGCCTGACCCTGACGCGAGCTTCCAAAGCGTGTCTTGTTGCAGCCGCAACCCTCCCTGGATCTTCTTGGATACCCCAACAAAGCCGCGTGCGCGATGGAGCTCGGCTCAACCAGGATCGATGGATGCAGTAGCAGGGCAGAGGGCAGAGCAGATCTGGAGACGGGAAAGCGCGCGGCCCGTCCCCCCAGATCTGGGCGAGCCTCCAGGCACCCGGCGGCTTCAATGATTCGCCCATGGATTCCCCAACTGCTCACGTATAAATTTTTCtcgcgggaactgttcatccatagcTGTGGCATACATACATGTTAAATACGTATACATGGGAGTCTGGAGTCTGGACCAGTACGCTCGCAGCACATGCAGTTGCTGGATCACTGTGCAAGCGTATGGCAGCTGCCGGCCCTGTGGTACTTGGACTGTACTCTGTTTTTGTACCGTCCAGGGAACTACTCTCCATCTCCTCCGCAATGCACAAGATTTTCAGGAAGCGGCAGGGCAGAGTTCTGTAGCCATCACACGTACGTACTAGTTGGACAATTTCTCGTCCGCACCTTTGCAACCGGCAGAGATCTCAATGAAGATCGCCTTCTCTCCTAACCACATGTCAGAGCGACACGCAAATGTGAGCAACTTCACGTCCTCGCCCCTGTCCCTAACAAGTACTCCTTCGCTAGTGtcgaaaacactcttatattatcggACGGAGTGAGTAGTTGGTTACCACTATTTGGACAAATTTTGTCAACTAAACAACAAACATAGAGTAGTTAACAAGGGACAAGCATGTAAAATGGTATGGACCAAACCAAACCAAGCCATCATCATAATTCATAAACATTCTTACGCCAAACGCATGATCCTACCCACGAACTGTGCCGCATAGCGTCACAACTCCGAGGGAACAGAGCAGAGATCGGCAGCTTCTCCGGCCAGAGACACCACCCAGGGACGATGCATCTCAGCCTCTCAGGGATACCTCTTGtcctcatgccaacccaacaaatattcGGGTAAAAAGAGAAAGCTTCCATGGGTTTCTAACGGCCAGGGACGTACGTACAGTGGCGGGGGAGTGCGCCGGTGCTGGGGAGTGCGTGGATGTGTCTGTCTGCAGTCTGCAGTGCCGTGCATGTATGCATGGCCGGGTGTCCGCCACTAGCTACGTGCCAAAGGGCCACCTACTCGTGTCTTTTCGTGATGGAACCCTTTATTTGTTGACTTGTTCCTTCCTTTTCTACTTGTTTTCATTGGTACCNNNNNNNNNNNNNNNNNNNNNNNNNNNNNNNNNNNNNNNNNNNNNNNNNNNNNNNNNNNNNNNNNNNNNNNNNNNNNNNNNNNNNNNNNNNNNNNNNNNNNNNNNNNNNNNNNNNNNNNNNNNNNNNNNNNNNNNNNNNNNNNNNNNNNNNNNNNNNNNNNNNNNNNNNNNNNNNNNNNNNNNNNNNNNNNNNNNNNNNNNNNNNNNNNNNNNNNNNNNNNNNNNNNNNNNNNNNNNNNNNNNNNNNNNNNNNNNNNNNNNNNNNNNNNNNNNNNNNNNNNNNNNNNNNNNNNNNNNNNNNNNNNNNNNNNNNNNNNNNNNNNNNNNNNNNNNNNNNNNNNNNNNNNNNNNNNNNNNNNNNNNNNNNNNNNNNNNNNNNNNNNNNNNNNNNNNNNNNNNNNNNNNNNNNNNNNNNGTGCCGCCTAACATCGGTCACTGACCACGGCAGAGACGGACGCTTGCCAGATCCATCGGAAGAATGCCAAGACCCTCCGGCTCGGTATCGAGGAATCGAcgaaggaggcggcggcgacagCTCGCGAGGCAGCAGAACCGTGTTGTGTGGATGATGATTGGCTTTATCTCGTCCTCGTCCaacgaccccccccccccccccagccgccAACGCCTACATGGAGGGGAATGGCCGCGCCGGCAATCGGAAGGACAAAGGACCAGTGAGGAAGTGGTGAAGAAACTCGGCCCTCTCCGTCTTTATTCCTTTTTCATTATTTTTTGTTCAGAACTATGTCAGTCGGATGAACCGTGATGTTCTTTTGGTCCGGATTATGTGGATTTGTATCTCCGTTTGCTCTATGTCCGTTTATTCTTATTTAAAATCCACGTACTATCTTTCACGTTTGCATGTGTGTATGAATTTAGAGTACCGGATATGAGGTACATGATTGTGCACACGATTATTTGATGGATTGTCCGGTCATTGTCCGTGGACCGCCGAATTTAGTATGTCTGGCTGTAGATGCTTTTACATTCCAGGAAGGGACTATCTCACGCCTTGTGTATGTGATGTAAAATAATGTGCTTATGTGATGTAAAATAATGTGCTGCCTGTGATGGGTGCCATTGATAAATAGCAGGACGTCCTAGCGGACTGATTAAGGTCGGTCGAtcatgttttttttagaaaaagaggatgaccccgccctctgcatctgggcgatgcatacgattATTTTATTAATTATacccacaagaccttacaaagtaatacaacagtaagactaaagccgccgtctaagcatctctatccagctgatgaaggggcgcagatagcctgggcctaataccaaacagacatcgcagtcaaacctaacatctaagacctgagaaccCATCTaggacgcctgccgggcatgggtctcaccagtccggcgtgcactcagatgccgccgccgccaactgccactgctccatcttcagaactatactgatgcatcaaccttgctcggtctagctatcgtcgacgccaccacggcgccaaacgacacctcctccctgcgcgcaaacagctgagcacgtcgcggtcgccactgatacacctcagcgccacgCTGCTAGgtatcaccagccgacacagcttgaagtccttggaagatctgtcgtgcgtagcacctgccgaccaggcatgacaaagcgtagcacctgtcgattaggcatgacttgacatcaccACCgatgctccgtgcaagacgaagccgctccacctcctgcctctgacatcCAGCGCTGCTccgcaaacgatgctcccaagagagaaacgacaccgcagtgttgccatcgtccgatctggaacacccgattctagggtttcccccggagcagcacgagtgggtcgacaatagttacacgacgatgccttcatcaaggtaacgacgacaacgccgccatcgcctgtcgtcggctcggttttcaccggcaaccatgtctcccctactcgcagccgggacaagatgatggatctcgagatccgatcatcAAGCCTCTGGCCGACCATCTCgggaagaagatgaccaccacgtCCACCAGTGTCACCACGCCGGGCATGCGTCACCGCCGGCACCCCCATGGTGCCTAGAGGCCGACAAGCCCCGACGATTCCCATGCCttgccagcccccatggcccagtCCCCGGCACCAccagatccagattggatcggggtcCAGGGCCCCAAGCCGCAACGCCGCGGAGGCAGCACCACTGGACGGTGCCTAGCCCTCCAGCCCGCCGCCGAGTCATCGTCggagctccgccgcgccacgccgccAAGCCGCCGCCGGGATAACTCGCACCGCCACTAGAGAAGCCGCAGCCGCCGCGCGTTGGAGAGGCCTCAAGGCGCAGCTGCCCCGCCGCCAGGCAGGTGCGCCGCCACCCAGCACGCCCTCCGCCGCGCCGCTGGCCCCGCCCAGCCCAGCGCCGTCCCGCGCCGGACGCCAACTGCGAGGAGATGGGCAAGATCCCCGCCGCCACCAACTCCGGCCGGTCTTTGCCCGGCGGCGCTGCATGATGGCGGCGGGGGGAGAGATCGACGAGGGAGGacgaggggcggcggctagggtttcccccgaggACGCTCGCGGAGCGGCACGGGGTTCCTTTCAGCAAAGACAATGAATGTGTCGGTCGATCATGTTGAGTTGTGATCTGTTGGGAACTTGGGATACATACTGCCATGAATGAAGTTGTGCCGGGCGGCCATGATTTTTGCTAACGTAACTCTGATTTCACGTATGACGTATCCTCCTCCTGGTACATGTCGATGTCGATTTCCGAGCAAGAGTAACGTGTAAGGCTGATGGAATCATGAGACGAGACGGTGCTGAATTTGGGAACACTGGTGGATCCAGGGGCAGATAGATGGATGGATCTCTGCATGCATGGAATGGGGGAGCATCTATGATGGCATGCCCATCGCTTTTGGTTTGGCTGCCGTACAACTCACGAAGCAGAGCACCCGCATGCAGAACAGAGTGGAGCAGAGCAGAGACGAATCATTTCGGCCGGCATACCCGGGACATGGCGTCCGGCCAGACCCACACTGGCCCTCCGTCCTGGCATGCCGGAGCCCGTACTAATGCCCTGGCTTTGGCCTGCGAGGAGTACACGGAGAACGAAGAAGATACATGCAGGCATGAGGCATCACTCTCGTGCTCATTTGGAACAACCGAGAGACGTCACATGAGTGAGTGAACCGGTCGAAATGCCCTGTCTCAGCCTACTCCTACATCCTACAACAACGAGATGACAATCTTCCACGGGGATTAGTGCCGAACACAACGCCGGGCACAGGCCGCTCGGCACAAAGGGACTGAGGACGACGGCACCTCGTTTGCTCAGAACCCACGGCAGCTGCATGTCAAGTAGCTAtcgcctaagagcatctccagccgttcagcCCCCGGGTCGTCGAAAAAGAACGGTCTGGGGGCGAACCGGCACTAGATTGGTCTGGGGGTCGTTTCTCCCCATCCACACCCCCAGGTGCCGCTCCCCAAGACGCCACATATTCAAACTCGATCGTTCCGATCAAAAAAGCCACAATCCAACGATCATCGCAACAGTTCGGCGATCCGGTGCCATAGTTCGGCGATCAAATGAAAGGATACGGGGTAGTTTGGCATACAAAAAAGGAAGGGCGCGCGTAAGGAATGCAACAAACGGCGATCAAACGTCGAGCTCAACCTCCGGCGTCGTCTTCGGCGTACACGGCTGGGAGGAGTCGACGCGGCTTCTGGGCTGGTCGGCGTGGCTGCTGTGCTGCTGGGCGCGCCGGAGGCATCGTCTGTGGGACTGTGCATCACAGAGGCATCCTCAGTCGGGCTGGGCGTCGGTGTCGCCggtatctggttcaggatgaggcctcgCTTCGCCAAGAGCCAGGCCTTGATCTTCTCGTCGCTGCTCTGGATCATGTCGGCGCCGCCCATCAAGAAAGCCAGATCGTTGTTCCTCTTTTTCGCGGCGACGTTGGACCGGAGCAGGTCGAGTTTGACGGCGCTGTTCGTCATCAAAGCAGCCCACCTCGCCTCTGTTTTCTCTTCTAGCTGGACCGTCCTGGTCTTGGCGTCGGCGATGCAGTTCTCGATGGATTCTTGAACGCGTGCGGCAGCTGACTCGGCGTATTTCGCCTTCTTAGCTCCTTTGTTGCCGTCCAGGCGCCCGTCGCCCGCGCCAGCggtcggcgcgtccggcttgtacgtTTCCTTGGCCTTGGCGAGAGTGCGCCTGAcgcccgcccacttctcgcacttgtcgatcTGCTTGAAGACGTGTAGGTACTTGAACTCTATGTCGCTCTTAT
It contains:
- the LOC119335582 gene encoding uncharacterized protein LOC119335582 yields the protein MGLDVAEISELAALRPIQTAVSGSRLTSGPGADDGAAETGGVTPKASGARSAAAGGADDDDDAAADTGCVTPRASGCMAMLPIAPLQQDDRADVGFATPLATGGVIGPRDGCAAAGDENSFTTPTTADSALLPATVCPPAPRKSAPVPTRKRAPLQQRLFYPVPHDLATVFVAVPQCPPPAKKMRSHAVESSAPLGT